From a region of the Mauremys mutica isolate MM-2020 ecotype Southern chromosome 12, ASM2049712v1, whole genome shotgun sequence genome:
- the LOC123346962 gene encoding olfactory receptor 6N1-like, whose translation MAERDWGNQTAITEFIILGFGDLPDLKILLFLMFQVIYMATVAGNTLIVVLVVADQHLHTPMYFFLGNLSCLETCYISTTLPRMLASLLTGDKAISVNGCFTQLYFCGSLGCTECYLLAVMSYDRYLAICKPLHYSTLMNSRFCFQLAAGLWLNGCLVTAIFVLFLSQLIFCGPNEIDHFYFDSIPLMKLSCSDTHLVILPAFIIASIFTLPPFLLTLISYVYIIASILRIPSTTGKQKAFSTCSSHLIVVTIFYGSIMIVYLLPKHDTPRDLNKVVSLCYTVLTPLINPLIYSLRNREVKGALCKAVSKFVPFTKCAETPRE comes from the coding sequence atggcagagagagactgggGAAACCAAACGGCCATCACAGAATTCATCATTCTGGGATTCGGGGATCTCCCTGACCTgaaaattcttctcttcctgatgtTCCAAGTGATCTACATGGCAACTGTGGCTGGGAACACCCTCATCGTGGTGCTCGTTGTGGCTGAccagcacctgcacacccccatgtacttcttcctgggcaaCTTGTCCTGCCTGGAGACCTGCTACATCTCAACCAccctgcccaggatgctggccagtctcctgactggggacaaagCCATCTCAGTCAATGGCTGCTTCACACAACTGTATTTCTGTGGTTCTCTGGGATGTACAGAATGCTATCTTCTAGCagtgatgtcttatgatcggtatttagcgatatgtAAACCCTTGCACTATTCAACTCTTATGAATAGCAGGTTTTGCTTCCAGCTGGCTGCTGGGTTATGGTTAAATGGCTGTTTGGTTACTGCCATCTTTGTCTTATTCCTATCACAGTTAATATTCTGTGGCccaaatgaaattgaccatttctattTTGATTCCATCCCACTGATGaaactctcctgcagtgacacccaCCTGGTCATATTGCCGGCTTTCATAATAGCCTCCATATTcaccctgcctccattcctgcTAACCCTGATATCCTATGTGTACATCATCGCCAgcatcctgagaatcccttccaccaccgggaaacaaaaggccttttccacctgctcttctcacctcattgtggtgacaattttctatggATCCATAATGATTGTGTACCTGCTACCGAAACATGATACACCGAGAGACCTGAACAAAGTGGTCTCTCTTTGCTACACGGTCCTGactcccctgataaaccccctcatctacagcctgagaaacagagaagTCAAGGGAGCCTTGTGCAAAGCAGTCAGTAAATTTGTGCCTTTCACCAAATGTGCAGAGACTCCTAGAGAATAA
- the LOC123346963 gene encoding olfactory receptor 6N1-like, with translation MADRDWGNQTAIKEFILLGFGDLPDLQILLFLMFQVIYMATVAGNTLIVVLIVADQHLHTPMYFFLGNLSCLETCYTSTILPRLLTSLLTGDKTISFSGCITQLYFFGSLACTECYLLAAMSYDRYLAICKPLHYSTLMNSKFCLQLCAGSWLNGFLAFTIFVLFLSQLIFCGPNEIDHFCCDSIPLMELSCSDTHQVILVNFIIACVFTLPPFLLTLTSYMCIISTILRISSTTGRKKAFSTCSSHLIVVTIFYVSIMIVYLLPKCDSLKDLNKVVSLCHTVLTPLVNPLIYSLRNREVKEALSKAVSKCGFHTNVQIHLHNNVT, from the coding sequence atggcagacagagactggGGAAACCAAACGGCCATCAAAGAATTCATTCTTCTGGGATTCGGGGATCTCCCTGACCTgcaaattcttctcttcctgatgtTCCAAGTGATCTACATGGCAACCGTGGCTGGGAACACCCTCATCGTGGTGCTCATTGTGGCTGaccagcaccttcacacccccatgtacttcttcctgggcaacttgtcctgcttggagacctgctacacctcaaccatcctgcccaggttgctgaccagtctcctgactggggacaaaaCCATCTCATTCAGTGGCTGCATCACACAACTGTATTTCTTTGGTTCTCTGGCATGTACAGAATGCTATCTCCTAGCagcgatgtcttatgatcggtatttagcaatatgtaaacccctgcactATTCAACTCTTATGAATAGCAAGTTTTGTCTCCAATTGTGTGCTGGGTCATGGTTAAATGGTTTTTTGGCTTTTACCATCTTTGTCTTATTCCTATCACAGTTAATATTCTGTGGCccaaatgaaattgaccatttctgtTGTGATTCCATCCCACTGATGgaactctcctgcagtgacacgCACCAGGTCATACTGGTGAATTTCATAATAGCCTGTGTATTCACCCTGCCTCCATTCCTACTAACCCTGACATCCTACATGtgcatcatctccaccatcctgagaatctcTTCCACCACTGGGAgaaaaaaggccttttccacctgctcctctcacctgattgtggtgacaattttctatgTATCCATAATGATTGTGTATCTGCTACCAAAATGTGATTCACTGAAAGACCTGAACAAAGTGGTGTCTCTTTGCCACACGGTCCTGACTCCCCTGgtaaaccccctcatctacagcctgagaaacagagaggtcaaggaagccTTGAGCAAAGCAGTCAGTAAATGTGGCTTTCACACCAACGTGCAGATACACCTACATAATAATGTAACTTGA